One Gemmatimonadota bacterium genomic window carries:
- a CDS encoding cupin domain-containing protein produces MAKITEFMGYTSEDQAKIPDIPKPETPPDPMIVNAQDGVPVVYPGCNGLGVRVVHPVNPNAPAENMGLVLFYVPPHVILEPGSHPTEETYVILEGSGEMTFANYKRDVKKGDFVYLPPWCLHGIENTGTEALVVLICTSPPNP; encoded by the coding sequence ATGGCGAAGATCACCGAATTCATGGGATACACCAGTGAAGACCAGGCCAAAATCCCCGACATTCCCAAACCGGAGACGCCACCGGATCCCATGATCGTCAACGCCCAGGACGGCGTGCCGGTCGTCTATCCGGGATGCAACGGTCTGGGGGTCAGAGTGGTGCATCCTGTCAATCCCAACGCCCCCGCTGAGAACATGGGCCTGGTGCTGTTCTACGTGCCGCCCCATGTCATTCTCGAACCTGGTTCACATCCCACCGAAGAGACCTATGTCATCCTGGAGGGATCGGGGGAAATGACCTTCGCGAATTACAAACGTGACGTGAAAAAGGGCGACTTCGTCTATCTGCCGCCCTGGTGTCTGCACGGCATAGAAAACACCGGAACCGAAGCCCTTGTCGTACTCATATGTACCTCTCCTCCCAATCCGTAG
- a CDS encoding phytanoyl-CoA dioxygenase family protein yields the protein MYLSSQSVGSRSQGAQVMGYKLTEQQLAFFDTFGYLGFPGLLVDRIDEIINDFEEVWAGRGGGHDGRPHDGKQRSCIVPFIDQHDRLSSLLDDERIRGIATSLLGDDFNYMGSDGNYYAGDTRWHSDGWHPEILHIKIAFYLDTLTRDTGCLRVIPGSHKRDDVYADALQKNVGESSSLWDTAPADVPAQALETRPGDIVCFNHNTKHASFGGGGRRRMFTMNLCQRYPEHLIPELRDYISGASRFWLDEAYGPAMLRTASPDRLRHLEQVMANDDHLPELSRQARETMSEPSRG from the coding sequence ATGTACCTCTCCTCCCAATCCGTAGGCTCACGGAGCCAAGGAGCGCAGGTTATGGGCTACAAATTGACTGAGCAGCAACTGGCGTTCTTCGATACGTTCGGGTACCTGGGGTTTCCGGGTCTGCTGGTCGATCGCATCGACGAAATCATCAACGATTTCGAGGAGGTCTGGGCAGGCCGTGGAGGCGGGCACGACGGACGGCCGCATGACGGTAAGCAACGGTCCTGCATCGTACCGTTCATCGACCAGCATGACCGGTTATCCTCGCTGCTGGACGACGAACGGATCCGGGGGATAGCGACCAGTCTTCTGGGCGACGATTTCAATTACATGGGCAGCGACGGTAACTACTATGCCGGCGATACGAGGTGGCACTCCGATGGATGGCATCCCGAAATCCTGCATATCAAGATCGCCTTCTACCTGGATACGCTAACGCGGGACACCGGCTGCCTGCGGGTCATTCCCGGCAGCCACAAGCGGGATGATGTCTATGCGGACGCCTTGCAGAAAAACGTAGGCGAGAGTTCGTCATTGTGGGATACGGCGCCCGCGGACGTACCGGCCCAGGCGCTGGAGACCCGTCCGGGCGACATCGTATGCTTCAACCACAATACCAAGCACGCCTCGTTCGGCGGCGGTGGGCGCCGGCGGATGTTCACCATGAACCTGTGCCAGCGCTATCCCGAGCATCTCATCCCGGAATTGCGCGACTACATCAGCGGCGCATCCCGCTTCTGGCTGGACGAAGCGTACGGTCCGGCGATGCTGCGAACCGCTTCCCCCGATCGTTTGCGTCACCTCGAGCAGGTCATGGCAAACGACGATCACCTGCCGGAACTGAGCCGCCAGGCCAGGGAAACCATGAGCGAGCCGTCGCGGGGCTGA
- a CDS encoding creatininase family protein, translated as MASVKYDYAEMIWNEVRDAAAQDRVALLPVATYEDHGPHLPVDVDVVLATEICRRAAARIPEEVVLAPPVTHGYSPHHMDFHGTITIRWDTFINYVRDVCCSLAYHGFKRILIINGHGSNTSPLDLAARLTVLDYEGRVLCASANHWGLRQARKTGNALRDSDYGGTSHGGEYETSLYLVLKPDLVEMDKAVDNRSPLPDSFKTDLLSGGHPDASDARLVPYWSSISPSGVMGDATKATKEKGEKFLEAAINGVIELVRELRKTPILARRVQHGDVPDTKWKMT; from the coding sequence ATGGCATCGGTTAAGTATGACTACGCGGAGATGATCTGGAACGAGGTCAGGGATGCCGCGGCCCAGGACCGGGTCGCCCTCCTGCCGGTGGCGACTTATGAAGACCACGGACCGCACCTGCCGGTGGACGTCGACGTGGTCCTGGCGACGGAGATCTGCCGGCGCGCCGCGGCCCGCATCCCGGAAGAGGTCGTCCTCGCCCCGCCGGTGACCCACGGCTACAGTCCTCATCACATGGATTTCCACGGGACGATCACCATCCGGTGGGACACCTTCATCAACTACGTCCGGGATGTGTGCTGCAGTCTGGCCTATCACGGTTTCAAGCGCATCCTGATCATCAATGGCCACGGGAGCAACACCTCGCCCCTGGATCTGGCCGCCCGTCTCACCGTGCTCGACTATGAGGGACGTGTTCTTTGCGCCAGTGCGAACCACTGGGGACTGAGGCAGGCCCGGAAGACGGGTAATGCGCTCCGCGATTCGGACTACGGCGGGACGTCTCACGGCGGGGAATACGAGACGTCGCTCTACCTCGTCCTGAAGCCCGACCTGGTCGAGATGGACAAGGCCGTGGACAACCGGAGCCCGCTTCCCGACAGTTTCAAGACGGACCTCCTGTCCGGCGGACATCCCGATGCTTCCGACGCCCGCCTGGTACCCTACTGGAGTTCGATTTCTCCCAGCGGGGTCATGGGAGACGCCACAAAAGCGACGAAAGAGAAGGGAGAGAAGTTTCTGGAGGCCGCCATCAACGGCGTGATCGAGCTCGTCCGGGAATTGCGCAAGACGCCCATACTGGCGCGGCGCGTGCAGCATGGGGATGTGCCCGATACGAAGTGGAAGATGACCTAG
- a CDS encoding formimidoylglutamate deiminase — MPGLATAHSHAFQRALRGRTQRRATRAGTFRGWRDEMYRLVEGLGPDDLYAISRFAYTELAMSGVTAVGEFHYVHHGPGGRPYAERTELADAVIRAARDVGIRICLIRTAYLRAGYRQSAVPAQERFIDPSIDLVTQDLDDLRTRYADDPHVAVAAAVHSVRAVPISGIRTLAAYADEHDIPFHMHVSEQRGELEECRAEHGTTPVALLSNEGVLSPRFVAVHATHLEDAEVSALGENHAFVCICRTTERDLGDGLPPTSGLLDAGARLCVGVDSHACENAFEEARAVELDERSRREVRHAAAEAPVLLDAATRQGYAACGLEASWREDHVHLNPDDPSIAAVDGDLASDAILFGATPRAVKSVVVAGRQIIAEGCHAQYDETLELYRKSLRKLELI; from the coding sequence ATGCCCGGCCTGGCCACGGCCCATTCCCATGCTTTCCAGCGCGCCCTCCGCGGGCGGACCCAGCGGCGCGCGACACGGGCGGGCACCTTCCGGGGCTGGCGGGACGAGATGTACCGGTTGGTCGAAGGGCTCGGTCCGGACGACCTGTACGCGATTTCCCGTTTTGCCTACACCGAGCTGGCGATGTCAGGTGTCACGGCCGTCGGCGAGTTCCATTACGTGCATCATGGTCCTGGTGGGCGTCCCTATGCGGAACGCACCGAATTGGCGGACGCCGTGATTCGTGCGGCCAGGGACGTCGGCATCCGTATCTGCCTGATACGCACTGCCTACTTGCGGGCCGGTTACCGGCAGTCCGCGGTACCCGCGCAGGAGCGATTCATCGACCCGTCGATCGATCTCGTGACGCAAGACCTCGATGACCTGCGAACGCGTTACGCAGACGATCCTCACGTGGCCGTGGCCGCGGCCGTTCATAGTGTTCGGGCGGTGCCGATATCCGGGATTCGGACGCTGGCCGCGTACGCGGACGAGCACGATATTCCCTTCCACATGCACGTCAGCGAACAACGCGGCGAGCTGGAGGAATGCAGGGCGGAGCACGGGACGACGCCCGTGGCGCTGCTTTCCAATGAAGGCGTGTTGTCCCCGCGTTTCGTGGCCGTGCATGCCACGCACCTGGAGGACGCGGAAGTCTCCGCACTGGGCGAAAACCACGCTTTCGTGTGTATTTGCCGTACTACAGAACGGGATCTCGGCGACGGACTCCCGCCCACGTCCGGACTGCTAGACGCCGGCGCGCGCCTCTGCGTCGGAGTGGACAGCCACGCCTGCGAGAACGCCTTCGAAGAAGCGAGGGCCGTGGAACTCGACGAACGGTCCCGCCGAGAAGTACGACACGCCGCGGCGGAAGCACCCGTGCTGCTGGACGCGGCCACGAGACAAGGCTATGCGGCCTGTGGTCTTGAGGCATCGTGGCGGGAAGACCATGTGCACCTGAACCCCGACGACCCGTCCATCGCCGCCGTCGACGGGGATCTCGCATCCGATGCGATCCTCTTCGGTGCCACGCCGAGGGCGGTGAAATCCGTCGTCGTCGCGGGACGGCAGATCATTGCCGAGGGCTGTCACGCCCAATACGACGAGACCTTGGAACTGTACCGCAAATCGCTGCGTAAACTGGAGTTAATTTAA
- a CDS encoding imidazolonepropionase yields METVDLYLHNAEQVVTCASRGPKRGKAMAEAVVIERGAVVVKDGRIVAVGPTTQLDGTFTSERVIDCTGRSICPGFVDAHTHTIFGGDRAAEFELRIKGASYLEIMAAGGGIVSTVRHTRAASVDELARSATARLDEMLALGTTTVEIKTGYGLSASDELKMLRVIEGLDRDHPCDIVPTFLGAHAVPHEFDGDAEAYTRCVVDEILPEAAAWYRTSRFAERGVPMYVDVFCEDHAFDLEQSRRVLEAGIEIGFKAKMHVDQFNSFGGVSMALELGAVSVDHLDVTGHVEIEMLGGSDTIAVPLPAVNFNLGMTDYADARAMMDAGAAVALATDLNPGSAPCPSMPAVMAIACRYQRLTPAEALNASTINAAHAIGEGEEAGSIEVGKRADILVLKAGDYRHIPYFFGGNPVQTVIKRGRVMSP; encoded by the coding sequence ATGGAAACCGTCGATCTGTACCTCCACAACGCGGAGCAGGTCGTGACCTGCGCGTCCCGTGGCCCGAAGCGCGGGAAAGCCATGGCGGAGGCCGTCGTGATCGAGCGCGGCGCCGTGGTAGTCAAAGACGGGCGGATCGTGGCGGTCGGGCCGACCACGCAACTGGACGGTACCTTTACGTCCGAACGTGTGATCGACTGTACCGGCCGGTCCATCTGCCCCGGTTTCGTGGACGCCCATACCCACACGATCTTCGGCGGAGACCGCGCGGCGGAGTTCGAACTGCGGATCAAGGGCGCTTCGTACCTGGAAATCATGGCGGCCGGCGGGGGTATCGTCAGTACCGTCCGGCATACGCGGGCGGCATCCGTGGACGAACTCGCGCGCTCCGCCACGGCCCGGCTCGACGAAATGCTGGCACTGGGCACCACGACCGTGGAGATCAAGACCGGTTACGGCCTGAGTGCTTCGGACGAGCTGAAGATGCTCCGGGTCATTGAAGGGCTCGACCGCGACCATCCCTGCGATATCGTCCCCACGTTCCTGGGCGCCCACGCCGTCCCTCACGAATTCGATGGGGATGCCGAAGCGTACACGCGGTGCGTAGTCGACGAGATCCTGCCCGAAGCGGCGGCCTGGTATCGTACCTCCCGATTCGCGGAGCGGGGGGTTCCCATGTATGTCGACGTGTTCTGCGAAGACCACGCCTTCGATCTCGAGCAGTCCCGCCGCGTGCTGGAGGCCGGGATCGAAATCGGTTTCAAGGCGAAGATGCACGTGGACCAGTTCAATAGTTTCGGCGGCGTTTCCATGGCCCTGGAACTCGGTGCCGTTTCGGTCGATCATCTCGACGTGACGGGACATGTTGAAATCGAAATGCTCGGGGGATCCGACACCATCGCCGTACCGCTTCCGGCCGTCAACTTCAACCTGGGCATGACGGACTATGCCGACGCCCGGGCGATGATGGACGCAGGCGCCGCCGTGGCCCTCGCCACCGACCTGAATCCCGGTTCCGCGCCCTGCCCATCCATGCCCGCGGTCATGGCCATCGCCTGCAGGTACCAGCGGCTTACCCCCGCGGAAGCGTTGAACGCGTCCACCATAAACGCGGCCCACGCAATCGGCGAAGGAGAGGAGGCGGGTTCTATCGAAGTCGGCAAACGGGCCGATATCCTCGTATTGAAGGCAGGAGATTATCGGCATATCCCCTACTTTTTCGGTGGAAATCCGGTGCAGACCGTAATCAAGCGGGGGCGGGTAATGAGCCCATGA
- the hutH gene encoding histidine ammonia-lyase, which produces MAGSRKSPVLTDPLALTGHDLTIDDVVAVARGRTVAIHPDALPPMERSREVVDRLVSEGRIAYGITTGFGRFKDKLISADQVAELQLNLIRSHAAGAGPELDEETVRAMLVIRANTLAMGYSGIRTEVVQLMADMLNAGVHPCIPGRGSLGASGDLATLAHMSLVLIGEGEAMYRSRRLDGASALREAGLRPVTLGAKEGLALTNGTTLMAGLGALLVHRATHLALTADIAAAMTLEALAGTDRAYDARVHAIRPHPRQIACAGFLRDILNGSRLLRSDNPGNVQDPYTLRCVPQVHGTVRDTIDYARWVVGIELNAANDNPLVFASDDPADAEVISAGNFHGEPIAVAMDSMKLALADMGNMSERRSARLVDADSNEGILPMFLTDHGGLESGLMLAQYTAAALASENKVLAHPASADSIPSGANTEDHVSMGAASVHHTLQVVENVETIVAIELIAAAQAIDFRCREPGITPEALGAGTDLAYRLIRRHVPFLDRDVPLSPLFETIRELVAKGDVVAAVGEKVEIPGPTLD; this is translated from the coding sequence ATGGCTGGTTCACGGAAATCCCCGGTCCTTACGGACCCTCTGGCCCTCACCGGCCACGATCTCACCATTGACGACGTGGTCGCCGTCGCACGGGGCCGGACCGTCGCCATTCACCCCGATGCCCTTCCCCCCATGGAGCGGTCCCGGGAGGTCGTGGACCGACTGGTCTCGGAAGGGCGGATCGCCTACGGCATCACCACGGGGTTCGGTCGGTTCAAGGACAAGCTGATCTCGGCGGACCAGGTCGCCGAACTGCAGTTGAACCTGATCAGGAGTCACGCGGCGGGAGCCGGACCGGAACTGGACGAGGAGACCGTGCGGGCCATGCTGGTCATCCGAGCAAATACGCTCGCCATGGGCTATTCGGGGATTCGCACTGAAGTCGTACAACTGATGGCGGACATGTTGAACGCGGGCGTGCATCCCTGCATTCCCGGACGAGGTTCTCTCGGCGCAAGCGGGGACCTGGCGACCCTGGCGCACATGTCCCTGGTGCTCATCGGCGAAGGCGAAGCCATGTACCGGTCCCGTCGGCTCGACGGCGCATCCGCGCTGCGGGAGGCCGGCCTCCGGCCCGTAACCCTGGGTGCCAAGGAAGGCCTGGCGCTGACGAACGGCACCACGCTCATGGCCGGACTCGGCGCCTTGCTGGTCCACCGGGCGACCCATCTCGCCCTTACGGCGGACATCGCCGCTGCCATGACCCTGGAGGCGCTGGCAGGCACCGACCGCGCCTACGACGCGCGGGTGCACGCCATACGGCCCCACCCCCGGCAGATCGCCTGCGCGGGCTTCCTGCGGGACATCCTGAACGGCAGCCGGCTGCTGCGTTCCGACAATCCGGGCAACGTCCAGGATCCCTATACCCTGCGCTGCGTCCCCCAGGTACACGGCACGGTCAGGGACACGATCGACTACGCCCGGTGGGTGGTGGGCATCGAACTGAACGCCGCGAACGACAATCCGCTGGTCTTCGCCAGCGACGATCCCGCCGACGCGGAAGTCATCAGCGCGGGCAATTTCCACGGCGAACCCATCGCCGTCGCCATGGACAGCATGAAACTGGCGCTCGCGGACATGGGCAACATGAGCGAGCGGCGCTCGGCGCGGCTGGTGGATGCCGATTCCAACGAGGGCATTTTGCCCATGTTCTTAACGGACCACGGCGGACTGGAAAGTGGCCTGATGCTCGCCCAGTACACGGCGGCGGCCCTGGCGTCGGAGAACAAGGTGCTGGCCCATCCGGCCAGCGCCGACTCCATTCCGAGCGGCGCAAACACGGAAGATCACGTAAGCATGGGCGCGGCGTCGGTGCACCACACGCTTCAGGTGGTGGAGAACGTGGAGACCATCGTCGCCATCGAGTTGATCGCCGCGGCCCAGGCCATCGATTTCAGATGCAGGGAACCCGGAATCACCCCGGAAGCGCTGGGCGCCGGTACCGACCTGGCATACCGGTTGATTCGCCGGCACGTCCCCTTCCTCGACCGCGACGTCCCGCTCTCTCCACTTTTTGAGACCATACGAGAACTTGTCGCGAAGGGCGATGTAGTCGCCGCGGTCGGAGAGAAGGTGGAGATACCCGGACCGACGTTGGACTGA
- the hutU gene encoding urocanate hydratase, which produces MDQIVKSPTGTELNCKNWLIEAAYRMIQNNLDPQVAFDPENLVVYGGRGKAARNREALEAILNALRNLEPDETLMVQSGKPVAVFRTHEDTPRVLIANSNMVPAWATQENFDAWEREGLTMYGQMTAGSWIYIGTQGILQGTYETFGALARKHGWGSLSGKLVVTAGLGEMGGAQALAITMNGGVGLLVEVDPWRARRRLELRQVDTVAENLDLALSWVDEALAAGEARSIALIGNAAEVLPELLDRGIVPDVVTDQTAAHDPLYGYIPAGLSPEEARRLRERDPDACQERSLASMTVHVQAMLAWQRKGAVVFDYGNNLRQRAYDNGVEQAFDYPGFVPAYIRPLFCEGKGPFRWVALSGDPEDIYRTDQAILELFPEDDHLFRWITMARRHVEFQGLPARICWLGYGERARAGLRFNELVASGEVTAPIVIGRDHLDSGSVASPNRETEAMKDGSDAIADWPVLNALINTASGATWVSYHHGGGVGIGYSLHAGQVIVADGTPEAAARLERVLTNDPGMGVARHVDAGYEEALAVARSRGVKIPMMD; this is translated from the coding sequence TTGGACCAGATCGTGAAATCACCAACGGGCACCGAGCTGAATTGCAAAAATTGGCTCATCGAAGCGGCCTACCGCATGATCCAGAACAACCTGGATCCGCAGGTCGCCTTCGATCCCGAAAACCTCGTCGTATACGGCGGCAGGGGCAAGGCCGCCCGGAACCGGGAAGCCCTTGAAGCCATCCTGAACGCATTGCGGAACCTGGAACCCGACGAGACACTCATGGTGCAGTCGGGCAAGCCGGTGGCGGTGTTTCGCACCCACGAGGACACGCCGCGCGTCCTGATCGCCAATTCGAACATGGTGCCGGCCTGGGCGACGCAGGAGAATTTCGACGCCTGGGAGCGCGAGGGCCTGACGATGTACGGCCAGATGACGGCCGGCAGCTGGATCTACATCGGCACGCAGGGCATCCTGCAGGGTACTTACGAGACCTTCGGCGCGCTCGCTCGTAAACACGGTTGGGGCAGCCTGTCGGGAAAGCTCGTGGTTACGGCCGGCCTGGGCGAGATGGGCGGCGCCCAGGCGCTGGCCATCACCATGAACGGCGGCGTGGGCCTGCTGGTGGAGGTGGATCCGTGGCGCGCGCGCCGTCGCCTGGAGCTTCGCCAGGTGGACACCGTGGCGGAGAACCTCGATCTTGCGTTGAGTTGGGTGGATGAGGCGCTGGCCGCGGGCGAAGCCCGGTCGATCGCCCTGATCGGAAACGCCGCCGAGGTCCTTCCCGAACTGCTTGACCGGGGTATCGTGCCCGACGTGGTCACGGACCAGACCGCGGCTCACGATCCGCTCTACGGGTACATTCCCGCCGGGCTGTCGCCTGAAGAAGCGCGCCGGTTGCGCGAGCGCGATCCGGACGCCTGCCAGGAGCGTTCCCTCGCTTCCATGACCGTCCATGTCCAGGCCATGCTCGCGTGGCAGCGGAAGGGGGCCGTGGTCTTCGACTACGGCAACAACCTGCGGCAGCGGGCCTATGACAACGGGGTGGAGCAGGCCTTCGACTATCCCGGTTTCGTCCCGGCCTACATCCGTCCCCTGTTCTGCGAAGGCAAGGGTCCCTTCCGCTGGGTCGCCCTCTCGGGAGATCCCGAGGACATCTACCGGACGGACCAGGCCATTCTCGAGCTGTTTCCGGAGGACGATCACCTGTTCCGCTGGATCACCATGGCCCGGCGGCACGTGGAATTCCAGGGGCTTCCGGCCCGAATCTGCTGGCTGGGATACGGAGAAAGAGCCCGGGCGGGACTGAGATTCAACGAGCTGGTCGCTTCGGGCGAGGTCACCGCGCCCATCGTCATCGGTCGCGACCACCTCGACAGCGGTTCAGTTGCCAGCCCGAACCGCGAGACCGAGGCCATGAAGGACGGATCGGACGCCATCGCGGACTGGCCCGTACTGAACGCATTGATCAACACGGCGAGCGGCGCGACCTGGGTGAGCTACCACCACGGCGGCGGCGTGGGCATCGGATACAGCCTCCACGCCGGGCAGGTCATCGTCGCCGACGGCACGCCCGAGGCAGCCGCGCGCCTGGAGCGCGTGCTCACCAACGACCCGGGGATGGGCGTGGCCCGGCACGTGGACGCCGGCTACGAAGAAGCGCTGGCCGTGGCGAGATCCCGCGGCGTCAAGATCCCCATGATGGACTGA
- a CDS encoding DUF2911 domain-containing protein has product MLRITRMVGSLVLAMALTSLGGIADAQTTMPAGGEGSDPGRGMAEVTLSGGKVSIDYGRPEMKGRDMLAMAPAGFVWRFGSNKSTTFTSEADLMFGDQTLAMGSYSAWIKHVEGDSWSLIFNSEVGIWGAPGASRENDVLEVPLSYSTGDESVERLTVELKDSDGKGKLSVSWGTHRLMGSFSAK; this is encoded by the coding sequence ATGCTTCGCATTACCCGTATGGTCGGCAGCCTGGTCCTTGCCATGGCCCTTACTTCCCTGGGCGGGATCGCCGATGCCCAGACGACGATGCCCGCAGGCGGTGAAGGATCGGACCCCGGCCGGGGCATGGCGGAAGTCACGCTGTCGGGAGGCAAGGTATCCATCGATTACGGCCGTCCCGAAATGAAGGGCAGGGACATGCTCGCCATGGCGCCGGCAGGATTCGTCTGGCGCTTCGGCAGCAACAAATCCACGACCTTCACGTCGGAAGCCGACCTGATGTTCGGTGATCAGACCCTGGCCATGGGTTCCTACAGCGCATGGATCAAGCACGTGGAAGGCGATTCGTGGTCGCTCATCTTCAACAGTGAGGTGGGGATCTGGGGCGCACCGGGCGCCAGCCGGGAGAACGACGTGCTGGAAGTACCGCTGAGTTACAGCACGGGCGACGAATCGGTGGAGCGGCTCACCGTAGAGCTCAAGGATTCGGATGGGAAGGGAAAGCTGTCCGTTTCGTGGGGAACCCACCGGTTGATGGGTAGTTTCTCGGCCAAGTAG
- a CDS encoding Ldh family oxidoreductase translates to MPVISPEKLHRIGCEVMEAAGCTADDARSVVDHLVDSNLFGHDSHGAIRIPEYVKAIKDEGRFKARAEVQVVSESPCTAVVDNGGALGQVGGTVAMQLAMKKARAHGTATVSLRRTSHVGRVGAYPLMAAREGLIGLAFVNAGRFGRQIPPFGGIDGRISTNPIAFSAPRRNDDPVMVDLTTSVVAEGKVRVAANKGVRVPEGWLIDHEGNPTTDPTVIKGPPPNGAILPMGGIVAHKGYSLGLLVEILGGTLSGQGCAQGEQTVSSNGVLFTVYDISFFTDLDWYYEEVEGMIRHVKASRTAPGFDEILIPGEPEFRLAAKRRQEGISIDDTTWQQMKEAGTRVGLDPEHW, encoded by the coding sequence ATGCCAGTAATTTCCCCAGAGAAACTGCATCGAATCGGCTGTGAGGTGATGGAGGCAGCCGGCTGTACGGCGGACGATGCCCGCAGCGTCGTGGACCACCTCGTGGATTCCAATCTCTTCGGCCACGATTCTCACGGCGCCATCCGGATCCCGGAATACGTCAAGGCCATCAAGGACGAGGGCCGGTTCAAGGCCAGGGCCGAAGTGCAGGTCGTAAGTGAAAGTCCGTGCACGGCCGTGGTGGACAACGGAGGCGCGCTCGGCCAGGTGGGCGGAACCGTCGCCATGCAACTGGCCATGAAGAAGGCGAGAGCGCACGGCACGGCCACGGTTTCGCTAAGGCGCACCAGCCACGTGGGGCGCGTGGGCGCTTATCCGCTCATGGCGGCCCGGGAGGGCCTGATCGGACTGGCCTTCGTCAACGCGGGCCGGTTCGGACGCCAGATCCCGCCCTTCGGCGGTATCGACGGACGCATCAGCACCAATCCCATTGCTTTCTCGGCCCCCCGCAGGAACGACGACCCCGTCATGGTAGACCTGACCACTTCCGTCGTCGCGGAAGGCAAGGTGCGTGTCGCCGCGAACAAGGGCGTGCGGGTTCCCGAGGGCTGGTTGATCGACCACGAAGGAAATCCCACCACGGACCCGACCGTGATCAAGGGCCCGCCGCCCAACGGCGCCATCCTGCCCATGGGTGGCATCGTCGCCCACAAGGGCTACAGCCTGGGGCTGCTCGTAGAGATCCTGGGCGGCACGCTGAGCGGACAGGGATGCGCGCAGGGCGAGCAGACCGTATCGAGCAACGGGGTGCTCTTCACCGTTTACGATATCTCTTTCTTTACCGATCTGGACTGGTACTACGAGGAAGTCGAAGGAATGATCCGCCACGTGAAAGCCAGCCGTACAGCACCGGGATTCGACGAGATCCTCATACCGGGCGAACCGGAGTTCCGACTGGCGGCGAAGCGACGGCAGGAAGGGATCAGCATCGACGACACCACCTGGCAGCAGATGAAGGAAGCCGGGACGCGGGTCGGCCTGGACCCCGAGCACTGGTAA
- a CDS encoding dehydrogenase — MPDDFRVALVADLRGPDGGVVFDNFGVDLLDEAGVFHAFLEEDRWPVTPDQLEDFDAVISMGQPYTQDSFAGSERLALIARTGVGYDMIDMDAATEADVMVTITPEATRRPVASATMALMLGLCHRVTIKDAIVRNDDWDIRFDHMGCEIRGRVVGLIGMGMIGREVSRMLAPFEPSEILVSDPVVTADEAAQLGVTLVDRETLLKRSTFVTIHCPLNDHTRYLIGARELRMMREDAYLVNTARGAIVDQKALEQALQEGWIAGAAIDVFEQEPPDADDPLLSLPNVILAPHASCWTYELFRDIGHDCMKAALAVSRGEEPPYVVNREVLERPGLRRKLEKFNG; from the coding sequence ATGCCCGATGATTTCCGCGTAGCCCTGGTCGCAGACCTGCGGGGTCCCGACGGCGGGGTCGTGTTCGACAATTTCGGCGTCGACCTGCTGGACGAAGCCGGGGTCTTCCATGCCTTCCTGGAAGAGGACCGGTGGCCCGTCACCCCGGATCAGCTCGAGGATTTCGACGCGGTGATCTCCATGGGCCAGCCCTACACGCAAGACTCCTTTGCCGGGAGCGAGCGCCTGGCGCTCATCGCCCGGACGGGCGTGGGCTACGACATGATCGATATGGACGCCGCGACGGAGGCGGACGTCATGGTGACGATCACGCCGGAGGCCACGCGCAGGCCGGTGGCCAGCGCCACGATGGCCCTCATGCTCGGTCTGTGTCACCGGGTGACGATCAAGGACGCCATCGTGCGGAACGACGACTGGGACATCCGTTTCGATCATATGGGATGCGAGATCCGGGGCCGCGTGGTCGGCCTGATCGGCATGGGCATGATCGGCCGCGAGGTGTCGCGCATGCTGGCGCCCTTCGAACCATCGGAAATCCTCGTCTCCGACCCCGTCGTGACCGCGGATGAGGCCGCACAACTGGGCGTTACGCTGGTGGACCGGGAGACCCTGCTCAAACGAAGCACTTTCGTCACCATTCATTGTCCGTTGAACGATCACACCCGGTACCTGATCGGTGCGCGTGAGCTGCGCATGATGCGGGAGGACGCCTACCTCGTCAACACGGCGCGTGGCGCCATCGTAGACCAGAAAGCACTGGAGCAGGCGTTGCAGGAAGGCTGGATCGCAGGCGCGGCCATTGACGTATTCGAGCAGGAACCGCCAGACGCCGACGATCCCCTGCTGTCCCTGCCAAACGTCATCCTGGCGCCTCACGCTTCGTGCTGGACCTACGAGTTGTTTCGCGATATCGGACACGACTGCATGAAGGCGGCCCTGGCCGTCTCCCGTGGAGAAGAGCCTCCCTACGTGGTCAACCGGGAAGTACTCGAACGGCCCGGCTTGAGGAGAAAACTGGAAAAGTTCAACGGATAA